A DNA window from Synergistes jonesii contains the following coding sequences:
- a CDS encoding helix-turn-helix domain-containing protein, translating to MIKYFPVSALSDKDKKIIIKKFPLAGTPAEADYTGDGTVFLVVVQGRPAKMFYPLKNREGTPELPEEFFVNIHPEAEGLTNIYLGRVSGGVFFAMRRLEEKEKSSVTDEYMSVSSAAQIIGVTRAHLSHLCAKGRVPGAQRIGRFYLVPREWVAARVLARVGSVTRAEAARRLGVSRQYVGQLVRSGKLETADDGRVILDSLARLMAEREGK from the coding sequence ATGATAAAGTATTTTCCAGTTTCAGCGTTAAGCGACAAAGATAAAAAAATAATCATAAAGAAATTCCCGCTCGCCGGCACGCCGGCCGAAGCGGATTATACCGGCGACGGTACAGTGTTTCTCGTCGTCGTGCAGGGGCGTCCCGCGAAAATGTTCTACCCGCTCAAAAACAGAGAGGGGACGCCGGAGCTGCCGGAGGAGTTCTTCGTGAACATACACCCTGAAGCGGAGGGGCTGACCAACATCTATCTTGGCAGGGTGTCGGGCGGCGTATTTTTCGCCATGCGCCGACTTGAGGAAAAAGAAAAATCCTCCGTAACTGATGAATACATGTCCGTCTCCAGCGCGGCGCAGATTATCGGCGTCACGCGGGCGCATTTGTCGCATCTCTGCGCGAAAGGCCGCGTTCCCGGCGCCCAGCGCATCGGGCGCTTCTATCTCGTGCCGCGCGAATGGGTGGCGGCGCGCGTGCTGGCTCGAGTCGGCAGCGTCACGCGCGCCGAAGCGGCACGGCGCCTGGGCGTATCCCGCCAGTATGTAGGGCAGCTCGTTCGGTCTGGCAAGCTGGAAACCGCCGACGATGGGCGCGTAATACTGGACTCGCTTGCGCGCCTGATGGCGGAGCGGGAAGGAAAATAA